Sequence from the Lampris incognitus isolate fLamInc1 chromosome 12, fLamInc1.hap2, whole genome shotgun sequence genome:
AGATTATTGCAGCCAATCCCTTGCTGGAGGCCTACGGTAATGCCAAGACTGTGAGGAATGACAACTCCTCTCGCTTTGTAAGTGTGGATAACCATAAATATATATTGAATTTTCTGGATTGTATAATTCTTCTGTAGTGGGATTCTAAAAATGATCCTTTCCCTGACAGGGTAAATTCATCAGAATCCATTTTGGCACTTCTGGTAAACTGTCTAGTGCCGATATTGAGACTTGTAAGTATCAACCACATGTGCTAAAGTTAAACAATAGAATATAAGAAGGAGTTTGTTATCGTGAATAACATCATGGGCTGAGATTTGTTTGCAggcaaaaatgaaaggaaagtggCACACATTAGGACAGCCATGCTCTTATTGCAATAGTACACAACCTCAAGTGTTCTGTGGTTTTTACACCacaaatcaatcaagttgcattttatatagcacttttctggcTAAAACAGCCAGTCAACGACCTTTACAATTTATTACatttttcaacattttaataaacTAAAAAATCTAAACCAGGAAATACTATTTAGAATTTTTTTATGGTGAGCAATTTCTTCCACCAAAGAATGTGGTTGCACCACAAGTGGATCGCTGATATGAAACTAAGACTGCAGATAACAGAGGAATCATATATCCCGATTAAATTAGTAAGTAAACACTTTGTAGCACAGCAAACAAGAACATTATTAAAATGAATAACAGTAAGCTAGCTTGCTGCTTTTTAGGGAAAAGGAATTGTTTTTGCAGGTAAATGTTGATCTTTACACTGCAGTTCATTCTGCAGTTACAGAAGGTGTGTGCTTTACTATTAATATTACATTACAGTTTCCTTTATTACATTATAGTTTCCTTCATTGGTCTCCTCCAGCTCCAGTTAATCTACCAAAATATATGGATAAATGAACACTAAACCAAATTGTACAATTTGATACGTGTCCATTGTTGACAAGGTCACTTGATGACAACTGCTGAAATCAGCCGTTGATGAAATCAGCTGTTACAAGCAGAATAATAGAAGCGAAGTGATAAGCACCCGTGATGTTATCGTAAATAACGCAGATCTCTCAGCCAATCAGACTGCTTGATCACAAACCACTGTTGCATAAATTATTACAATACTGATTGGCTAGATTGCCTACATTTTTAACCATGGGTAACGCTTACAGATCTGCTGGAGAAGTCCAGAGTGACATTCCAGCTTCCAGATGAGAGAGGCTACCACATCTTCTACCAGATGATGACCAACCACAAACCTGAGCTGATTGGTGAGCTGAATAACAGCAAGTAGAAAATGATTGCAAACAAAGTTGTTAAATGTTTTCATGTGTCACTTAATCCCTTCAACTTTTTTAAATTCACAGAAATGACGCTCATCACCACCAACCCATATGATTTCCCCATGTGCAGCCAGGGTCAGATCACTGTGGCTAGCATTGATGACGTTGAAGAGTTGGTTGCTACTGATGTTAGCGATCTTCCTTTTAATATCAAATATATGTTTTCTTATCTTTTTGTCGTTTCAGTATGTGACCACAATTCACTGTAAATTATTATCTCTAAAATGATTTCTGTACAAAATGTCAACACTTGTTGTGAATACAGACAGCCATTGATATCCTGGGCTTCACCAATGAAGAGAAGATGTACATCTATAAGCTGACAGGTGCTGTGCTTCACCATGGTAACATGAAGTTCAAGCAGAAGCAGCGTGAGGAGCAGGCTGAGCCAGATGGCACAGAGGGTGAGTATTACATTTATTTAAAATGGTGCTGTTTCATTGATGATGAAGGTTTTATTTTCTTTGATGAAACATTTAACAATTATTGTCACAAGAATTATtattaggttaatactcctgccattGCCCTTGTCCATGGTACTGGTCATAGAAAATGAATCTGTCCCCGTGCGCTGCTGCACTGTGCCTATTTACTGTTCCTACGTAGTTAGGATGGGTCAAATTCAGAGGACTCATTTCTGCATGGGGATTGATAAAGTTACCTTCATAAATCTTGATTGTGTATATGTTTTGTATATGACTCTTCAGATGCCGACAAGGTAGCCTATCTACTGGGCCTGAACTCTGCTGACATGCTAAAGGCTCTGTGCTACCCCAGAGTGAAGGTCGGAAATGAGTTCgtcacaaaaggacagactgtgcctCAGGTGAGCACTGTGCCTTTATATTTGCCTATACCACTCTGTTGTTGAATTAATTTCAATAATTATCTCGCTACTTATTTAAAGATTTCAATTATGTTTAATCATATTACTGGTTTCTATAGGTTCATAACTCAGTGAGTGCCCTGGCTAAGTCTATCTATGAGAGGATGTTCTTGTGGATGGTCATCCGTATCAATCAGATGCTAGACACCAAGCAGCCAAGGCAGTTCTTCATTGGTGTCCTGGACATTGCTGGTTTTGAGATCTTTGATGTAAGTTTACATTCATCTCTAAACTCGTCTTTAAGAGGTTGATTAATTTCATGATTTTAACTATTAACTTATAACAACGAACCATTTCTCGTTTTCAGTTCAACAGCATGGAGCAGCTGTGCATTAACTTCACCAATGAGAAGCTTCAGCAGTTCTTCAATCACCACATGTTTGTTCTGGAGCAAGAGGAGTACAAGAAGGAGGGTATCATTTGGGAGTTTATTGACTTTGGCATGGACTTGGCTGCCTGTATTGAGCTTATTGAGAAGGTAAACCATCAACCTTAAATTTCAAGTAATGGCTATTTTAATATTGTTATTAATCATAGTATGCACAGTGTCAAGAATCATGTACTTTTATTCTTTCATATACCATAGCCCATGGGTATCTTCTCCATCCTTGAAGAGGAGTGCATGTTCCCTAAGGCTTCAGACACAACCTTCAAAAATAAGCTGTatgaccagcatcttggaaaGAACAAAGCTTTTGAGAAGCCAAAACCTGCCAAGGGCAAAGCTGAGGCCCACTTCTCTCTGGTGCACTATGCTGGAACTGTGGACTACAATATTGCTGGGTGGCTGGACAAGAACAAGGATCCTCTGAACGACTCCGTTGTGCAGCTGTATCAGAAGTCTGGAGTTAAATTGCTGCCTGTTCTGTATCCCCCTGTCGTTGAAGGTACAATAATAGCAAACAGATTTTAAATTTTCAAcagatgcttttctttttttgttttcattactAAGACTCCTCATAGTAATATATTTTGTTAGTAATACTCCGTTTTTATATATGTGCTAAATACGTTTTTACCAaatctgaaatttaaaaaaagaaattcatCATTGAATCTTGTCATATTAAATAACAGAGGCTGGAGGTGGCAAGAAGGGAGGCAAGAAGAAGGGTGGTTCTATGCAGACTGTGTCTTCACAGTTCAGGGTAAGGTTTAAGATAAGATAAACACTATATGGTTAATAATTTACTatgcaattatatatatatatgcataaacGTAAAATACTGATATTTATTTTAAATGTTCTATCTATAGGAAAACTTGGGAAAGCTGATGACTAACTTGAGAAGCACCCATCCTCACTTTGTGCGTTGCCTGATTCCCAATGAGTCAAAAACTCCAGGTACCTTGACTATGAAAAATGATCTGTTCACTGTAGAGTATATTAGCTTCATGTTTCAATGAAGCTTAAGGGAAGGATGTAATTATGCTTTTATAATTTTTTACAGGTCTGATGGAGAACTTCTTGGTTATCCACCAGCTGAGGTGTAACGGGGTACTGGAGGGTATCAGAATTTGCAGAAAAGGTTTCCCCAGCAGAATCCTCTATGGTGACTTCAAGCAAAGGTAACCATTGAACTTTCAGCGGTAAAGAGGTTTATAAGCACAAACAAAGTACAAATTATACCAAGACATTGTCATGAACTCTTTTACAAAAGGTACAAAGTGTTGAATGCCAGTGTCATCCCTGAGGGCCAGTTCATTGACAACAAGAAGGCTTCTGAGAAGCTTCTTGGGTCAATTGATGTTGATCATGAGCAGTACAAGTTTGGACACACCAAGGTAAACATTACTGTCATATCATGATGAAACAATAAAATTGAACTCTATTTCACAGCTGAATGACAGCTGATTCTGATATTTGTTTTACCCTCCTCAGGTGTTCTTCAAAGCTGGTCTGCTGGGTACTCTTGAGGAGATGCGAGATGAGAAGCTTGCTTCTCTGGTCTCCATGACTCAGGCCCTCTGCCGTGCTTACCTAATGAGAAAGGAGTTTGTTAAAATGATGGAACGCAGGTATGTTCCAAGAAATaaattcaaaaaataaaaattcatgaAATATGCAGTCTCAGAATGGTGTTGTCCATAACAGTAATATATTCATGCCTTAGGGAAGCCATTTACAccatccagtacaacgtccgctctTTCATGAATGTCAAACACTGGCCATGGATGAAGGTGTACTACAAGATCAAGCCTCTTTTGAAGACTGCTGAAACTGAAAAAGAGCTTGCCAATATGAAGGAGAACTATGAGAAAATGAAATCAGACCTGGCTGCTGCTCTGGCCAAGAAGAAGGAACTGGAGGAGAAGATGGTTTCTCTTATGCAAGAGAAGAATGACCTGCAGCTGCAAGTCGCATCTGTTAGTAGACTACAAAACACAGTTTTAAGTCTGACTTTAAACATAGATGATATTGACATATCCTCCATGttctgatgttgttgttgttgttgttgttgttgttgtttttcatcaTGTATTTGTGATCTAGGAATCAGAGAATCTGTCAGATGCTGAGGAGAGATGTGAAGGACTTATCAAGAGTAAGATCCAACTGGAGGCTAAACTCAAAGAGACAACTGAGAgactggaggatgaggaggaaattAATGCTGAGCTGACTGCCAAGAAGAGGAAGTTGGAGGATGAATGCTCTGAGCTTAAGAAAGATATTGATGACCTGGAGCTTACCTTGGCCAAAGTGGAGAAGGAGAAACATGCCACCGAGAACAAGGTTCATGAATGTTCATTTATTCTGCTATCAACAAGAATTAATATTCATAGAATAATCTGCAATTTATATTACCTGTCGTGATCCATCCAtgtcttttatttcattttatttgtatatgtagGTGAAGAACCTGACTGAGGAGATGGCCTCTCAGGATGAAAGCATTGCTAAGCTGACAAAGGAGAAAAAAGCCCTTCAAGAGGCACATCAACAGACCCTTGATGATCTACAGGCAGAAGAAGATAAAGTCAATACGTTGACCAAATCCAAAACCAAGCTTGAGCAGCAAGTGGATGATGTGAGGCTTTTGAAAGTTTAATTATGTACTAAGATTTTTATAAGAGATATTTCTACTCTTGAACTTTAATAACAAACATGTTGATTTGCAGCTTGAAGGTTCGCTGGAGCAAGAGAAGAAGCTCCGCATGGACCTTGAGAGAGCCAAGAGGAAGCTTGAGGGTGATCTGAAACTTGCTCAGGAATCCATCATGGACCTTGAGAATGACAAACAGCAGTCTGACGAAAAACTGAAGAAGTAATTGTTTCAATAACAATTGTCAATTCTGGCTAAGCTTTTATAGTACATTCAAAGTATACACTTTGGGATTAGCTTACAAATGAGCTACCTGTACAATTTATTCATCAGGAAGGACTTTGAGACAAGCCAGCTTCTGAGTAAGATTGAGGATGAGCAATCTTTGGGTGCTCAGCTACAAAAGAAGATCAAGGAGCTCCAGgttttttcaattaaaaaaaaaaccttttttctcTTCTTGAAGCATCATACGCTGTTATCTGTAAAAGAATAtattttaataaaatatttttttaaaggcTCGTATTGAGGAACTGGAGGAAGAAACTGAGGCTGAGCGTGCTGCTCGTGCCAAGGTTGAGAAGCAGAGAGCTGACCTCTCCAGGGAACTTGAAGAGATCAGTGAGAGACTTGAGgaggctggaggagccactgccgCTCAGATTGAGATGAACAAGAAGCGTGAAGCTGAGTTCCAGAAGCTGCGTCGTGACCTGGAGGAGTCTACTTTGCAACACGAAGCAACTGCGGCTGCACTCCGCAAGAAGCAGGCTGACAGTGTTGCAGAGCTGGGAGAGCAGATCGACAACCTGCAGCGTGTCAAGCAGAAGCTTGAGAAAGAGAAGAGTGAATTCAAGATGGAGATCGATGACCTCTCCAGCAACATGGAGGCTGTTGCAAAGGCCAAGGTATAATGCTGTTCTGACATGCAAATTCTGTAAGTGCAAGTTGTTGAAAAAAAGTCTGAAAAACTGGAATGCCTTTCCTTGACTATTGCAATTTTAATTAACAGGGAAATCTTGAAAAGATGTGCCGCACCCTTGAAGACCAGCTTAGCGAACTCAAATCTAAGAATGATGAGAATGTTCGCCAGATAAATGATATAAGTGGTCAGAGGGCAAGGCTGATGACAGAGAACGGTACGTACTGCcttcaaaatgtatttttgtaATCCTAAAAATGTGAATTACAATACATACTTAGAGGGATGGTATTTCTTTGAAAAACAAGTATTCTGGGCCATAACAAATACAATCTTGAGAAAAACATGAATTTAATTTCTAACCAGGTGAGTTTGGTCGTCAGCTTGAAGAGAAGGAGGCTCTGGtctcccagctgaccagaggcaaACAGGCCTTCACACAGCAGATTGAAGAgctgaagagacagatagaggaggAGGTTAAGGTGAGTGATGATTTACACCTTATATTTCATATGAATGTCAATGGGAATATTATGTTCATTAAAttgtttactaaaaaaaaaaacattatctaGGCCAAGAATGCACTTGCCCATGGCGTGCAATCCGCTCGCCATGACTGTGATCTTCTGAGGGAGCAGTTTgaagaggagcaggaggccaaGGCTGAGCTGCAGCGTGGAATGTCTAAGGCCAACAGCGAAGTGGCCCAGTGGAGAACCAAGTATGAAACAGATGCTATCCAGCGCACTGAGGAGCTTGAGGAGTCCAAGTGAGTCAGTTATTAATTTTCTTTTATTCATCTCTATTtcatttcgtttcgtttcatttttttcatttgaatttttcccttatatatatatgattatttTGACAAATATTTAACAGGAAAAAGCTTGCCCAGCGACtccaggaggctgaggagcagatTGAGGCTGTGAATTCCAAGTGTGCCTCTCTGGAGAAGACCAAACAGAGACTCCAGGGtgaagtggaggacctcatgaTTGATGTGGAGAGAGCAAATGGTCTTGCTGCAAACCTTGACAAAAAGCAGAGAAACTTTGATAAGGTGTGGTCATGTGTATCCCTATACATGCAATAGCCACTGAAATGAGAACTTTTTACCTTACTATTTTTCTCACAATTATCAAACAGGTCTTGGCAGAATGGAAGCAGAAATATGAGGAGGGTCAGGCAGAACTTGAAGGAGCTCAGAAAGAGGCTCGTTCACTCAGCACTGAGCTGTTCAAGATGAAGAACTCCTATGAGGAGGCTCTGGACCAGCTGGAGACCATGAAGCGCGAGAACAAGAACCTGCAGCGTGAGTGTTCACTATTATAAACATCTATCATATTTGATATAACATTTGTGTATTAGCCTGGATGAATGACATAACCTATATTTCAATACTTAAAAATACTAAACATATGTAACCCACTGCAGAGGAGATCTCAGATCTGACTGAGCAGATTGGTGAGACCGGAAAGAGCATCCATGAGCTGGAGAAATCCAAGaagcaggtggagacagagaaggCTGAGATCCAGACAGctcttgaggaggctgaggtaaaATAATCATTGAATGGAAAGTGTTCAACATCTGCAATGGACAGTGTGCTTTTTTGTGAGCGAAATCTACAAATGCAATAGAACAAGGAGGCAAATACAACAAAACATTCAAAAGTCAAGAAGGGCTCTACATTAGCAATTCTGATTTTAGGGAACTCTGGAACATGAAGAGTCCAAGATTCTACGTGTCCAGCTGGAACTCAACCAAATTAAGGGTGAGGTTGACAGGAAGCTTGCAGAAAAAGACGAGGAGATGGAGCAAATCAAGAGGAACAGCCAGAGGGTGGCTGACTCCATGcagagcactctggactctgaggtCAGGAGCAGGAATGATGCCCTGAGAATTAAGAAGAAGATGGAGGGAGACCTGAATGAGATGGAGATTCAGCTGAGCCATGCTAACCGCCAGGCTGCTGAGGCCCAGAAGCAGCTGAGGAATGTTCAGGGACAACTTAAGGTAAATGACATAACAACTGTACAAACAACCACTGTATATCATTCAATGtgataattttttttaatatttctatATGAAAATCTTCACACAAGGATGCCCAGTTGCACCTTGATGATGCTCTCAGAGCACAGGAGGATCTGAAGGAGCAGGCTGCCATGGTGGACCGTAGAAATGGTCTCATGGTGGCTGAAATTGAGGAGCTGAGGGCTGCtctggaacagacagagagaggccgcAAAGTGGCTGAACAAGAGCTGGTGGATGCTAGTGAACGTGTTGGACTGTTGCACTCTCAGGTATGCAAATATATATCTCAATACTGATTTGAATGATACTTCATCCATGTGATTACCTGCATCTCATCAGTAAAATGAAACTATTCTTTCAGAATACAAGCCTTCTGAACACAAAGAAGAAGCTTGAGACTGACCTCGTTCAGGTCCAAAGTGAAGTGGATGACACTGTTCAAGAAGCCAGAAATGCAGAAGAGAAGGCCAAGAAGGCCATCACTGATGTAGGTTTAAATTCTATTTGACAAAGTTTTTGTTAATCCACAAATCTGGAGGCGCACACTTCACTTATAAAACTGCAATTGAATAACATGATTCATTTTTAGGCTGCTATGATGGCTGAGGAGCTGAAGAAAGAGCAGGATACAAGCTCTCACCtagagaggatgaagaagaacctGGAGGTCACTGTTAAGGACCTGCAGCATCGTCTGGATGAAGCTGAAAACTTGGCCATGAAGGGTGGCAAGAAGCAACTCCAGAAACTGGAATCTAGGGTAAGATAAAACAAGAAATACCACATGGTAAGATATACATAGTTGAACTGATGAACAACCACTAAAGAATAAACTGGGTTGTTAATGTCTAATTGTTCTCAAGGTGCGTGAGCTGGAAACAGAAGTTGAGGCTGAACAGAGACGTGGAGGAGATGCTGTTAAGGGTGTTCGCAAATATGAGAGGAGGGTGAAGGAACTTACTTACCAGGTATATTATCTTCATCTCAGATTCAACCTATCAATTAACTGCATTGCCACAATCAAATGAATACTTGCTCAAAACTCAAATTCCCTATttactttagactgaagaggacaaAAAGAATGTCACTAGGCTGCAGGATCTAGTAGACAAACTTCAGCTGAAGGTGAAAGCCTACAAGAGGCAGGCTGAGGAAGCGGTAAGTTTTAATTTCAGTAACATGAAATTGTTCTAACGGTGTTTTAATTTAAATCATTTTAAGTGACAGCCATGTAATTCATAACCGATATCATCTGTGATGGTTTTACAGGAGGAACAGGCCAATTCTCACCTGTCCAAGTGCAGGAAGATTCAGCATGAACTGGAGGAGGCTGAGGAACGTGCTGACATCGCTGAGTCTCAAGTCAACAAACTGAGAGCTAAGAGCCGGGACTCTGGCAAGGTAAATGTGTGTAAGAGCATAATTGATAAACAGTCTGTGTGATATGAcatgtacattttatttatataaagtCGTAATAAATTTTGTTTCTTTATTCTTTACAGGGAAAGGAATCTGCTGAATAGATTTGCTCAatttttccattttcttattAAGAAGTCATAAAATATGATTCTCTGTTATCAATAAATCTTGCTAAAAATAATTCTCTTGTTGACACATTATTTAATTTGACTGACCAAGCAGGTTTTATGCTATATGCTGTATTAGAGTGTTCAGTTAGTTGAAATGTTTATCTTACGTGAAGGACAATCAATATAAAGTGGCCATCCACTGTATGTCTAAACCTAGCCAACAACCACCATACTTAAGACCACACTATTAAGAAACAAAAGTGAGAAAACAATGGCTTGTGTGATCATAGACATTGTACTGTCTTCTAATTTTGGTTACCAAAATTAGACAGCCTGACAAACTCCCTCAATAAACAACACGAGAGCCAGGACTTAGCTTTCTAGCTCCAGATTTAATGCAGACTCTTGTTAAAGCATGTTGATATAGCAAAGGAGTAAAACTGAAACAACAGAAATATACATCGAGTTAGTTATACAGAAATAGTAAATGTACAGACAGATGTTTGCTAAAGCACTACATATGAAGCCAGAATTAAACAAACTTTACTCAAAATCTATTCAATTTAAACTATATGCTACTGAGGCATGATGTACTAAACATGTCATATAGTATAAGCACCTATCAGCCAGTATACAGCATTAATCTAATACAAACATAAAAATATCCCATCAACGACAAATATTCTTCAATACTTAAAAATAACTTTGCAAACAATAAATCATTACTTAAAAGCAATGCTTACGATGGGCCAAATCAAAGGATTACAACAGATGATGAAACACCATGTTGGTCTGCTGAGATCTTTCTTGCAACTGAAAATGCGGTCTATCGACTGAATAGGTTGCCGTATGGAGTAGCAAGTTCACTGGCAATATTCCGACGTATTATGGATCAGGTGCTATAAGGTCTTCCAAGTGTTGTCTGTTATCTAGATGACATTCTGATCACAGGGGAAACAGAAAGCCAACACTGGGAAAATGTGGGACACAGGTCTTAGAACGGCTCCAAGACAGAGGTATTAGGATAAACAAAGAGAAATGTGCCTTCTGTCAACAAAGCGTAATGTACCTGGGACACAAAATAGACAGACATGGGTTACACCAAATACTAGAGAAAATGGAAGCCACAGCAAGTGCTCCACAGCCAAAGAATACTACAGAGCTTAGAGCATTCCTATCTTTACTGACATATTATGGAAAATTCGTTGAGAACTTGTCTACCATCATCAAATCTATGACGGTGCTTCTACAGAAAGACAGCCCATGGAACTGGTCTCCCAGTTGCCAAGCAGCTTTTGAGAATGCAAAAAGGCAGTTGTCATCCTCAACTGCCCTTACTCACTTTGACCCTCAGTTGCCTATCATATTGGCTTGTGACGCTAGCACATAAGGATTAGGAGCGCTGACATCACACAAGATGCCAGATGGTAGCAAAAGGCCAATAGTGTATGTATCATGCCCTCTAAGCAAGACTGAAATAAACTTCTTCAAAATTTGGAAAGAAGCACTAGGCATGATATTTGGGGAACAGAAATTTAGGGATTATTTGTATGGAAGGAAAATTCATATTAGTTACTGATCATAAGCCACTAGTAAAGATTCTGGGGCCAAAGACAGGGCTGCCAGCATTAGCCGCTGCCCGCCTGCAGACATGGGCGCTACTTCTCTCAGCCTATCAGTATGACATCGTATGCAAACCGTCCTTGGAGCATGCAAACACAGACGGTTTATCAAGCTTGCCTTTACAGAAAGAAGCACCACAGAGCAACCCTGATTTTAGAGTGTCATGGTTAGAAGCCATCCCTGTTTTAGCCAAAGACATTAGGAAAGAGATGGAAAAGACAGGGTGCTTACCAAAGTTAGGCATTTCACACAGAATGGTTGGCCTAAACATGTTACAGATGAGATGTTAAAGCCATTctgcgccagtattggttgtggttgctatagttaccaagcctcccttccggtctgcctgcggggcagtctctgttgttcttccggttttaactaaatggctgctgctgcacgtttccatctgcgttgtgtgattcattgatatcgtctctcattactggcgtggtggcagcgcttaccagacttacgtcccgaagactgatatttaccgaactaatggcggtagcccttccaggggaatcacagggtagttacgtctaccaccagacgcagctgggctagctcagacacagttgtgctagctaagtgggcagcatggcgacacacagagcagtggtgtttaacaaagatggagacggtgaactcttttgagaactggcgtcagaacctgctttatatactgtcgctcgacgccgggtttgcccccttcctgctcgatggcgtggagtgggagaagaagtctaaaacgtcccctgtccgtggattcacagatgacggtgaacagaaggtagccatgttagagctaatgttgggacagatagccaattattgtcctgtaatctctcgtcacggcatagtcaggaactccacatctattgacagcaTATGGCGAGCTTTCGTCTACATTATGGCTTTCAATGCACCggggctcatttcattgactttgCTGCTATTAAACGGGAGCCTGATGAGAGACCAGAGGATTTATATCAACGCTTGATGGCCTTCACGGAAGACAATCTACTGTGTAAAGATTCTGGCATCAGTCACATGGGACAGACTGTGACCGAGGACGAGGAGTTAACGCCCTCACTGGAGAACTTTGTTGTGCTCACATGGCTCCGCCTCATACATGGTGATCTACCGAAGCTCGTCAAACAACGGTACGGCACTGAGTTGCGGTCTCGCACATTGGCATCCATTAAACCAGAAATATCACAAGCCCTTGACTCGTTACTAcaggaactgcaggcctcagaagATGCTAGGGCTATGCGCgcggctgtgtctgaactccccaagtcaaagcaatccatccctgtccggacaaggaggtcacgtcccctttgtaaatgtgccggcaggcctgataatcacttcctcagcaaatgttcctttctgcctcCCCAAGATAAAAagtacatggcaaagtcgcgccaggttttgggagagcaggtcgagactgacaatgaggtagaggagtgcgttagtggtgagccagcgccatctagtggtgtgcaacatgtacttatcaaacagtccccGTACCTCGATGCAttccatggacactgccctgtgGGTCTCACcattgatagtggggcaacaggcaacatgatgagggcctcatacgcgaccaggctgggcgtcaccgtcacaggaagtacccagtccgcattccaagcagatggctcgtcccttttgaaagtattgggagagacacggacacacttccagagagatggccatgacctctattttgagggcctcgtcgttgagaatctcgactctgacatcctggctggaattccctt
This genomic interval carries:
- the LOC130121449 gene encoding myosin heavy chain, fast skeletal muscle-like isoform X4, producing MSTDAEMAIYGKAAIYLRKPEKERIEAQNKPFDAKSAAYVADAKELYLKCTILKKDSGKVTVKVLDTQDERTVKEDDVTPMNPPKYDKIEDMAMMTHLNEASVLYNLKERYAAWMIYTYSGLFCATVNPYKWLPVYDSEVVAAYRGKKRMEAPPHIFSVSDNAYQNMLTDRENQSVLITGESGAGKTVNTKRVIQYFATISVGGDKKKDQTPGKMQGSLEDQIIAANPLLEAYGNAKTVRNDNSSRFGKFIRIHFGTSGKLSSADIETYLLEKSRVTFQLPDERGYHIFYQMMTNHKPELIEMTLITTNPYDFPMCSQGQITVASIDDVEELVATDTAIDILGFTNEEKMYIYKLTGAVLHHGNMKFKQKQREEQAEPDGTEDADKVAYLLGLNSADMLKALCYPRVKVGNEFVTKGQTVPQVHNSVSALAKSIYERMFLWMVIRINQMLDTKQPRQFFIGVLDIAGFEIFDFNSMEQLCINFTNEKLQQFFNHHMFVLEQEEYKKEGIIWEFIDFGMDLAACIELIEKPMGIFSILEEECMFPKASDTTFKNKLYDQHLGKNKAFEKPKPAKGKAEAHFSLVHYAGTVDYNIAGWLDKNKDPLNDSVVQLYQKSGVKLLPVLYPPAGGGKKGGKKKGGSMQTVSSQFRENLGKLMTNLRSTHPHFVRCLIPNESKTPGLMENFLVIHQLRCNGVLEGIRICRKGFPSRILYGDFKQRYKVLNASVIPEGQFIDNKKASEKLLGSIDVDHEQYKFGHTKVFFKAGLLGTLEEMRDEKLASLVSMTQALCRAYLMRKEFVKMMERREAIYTIQYNVRSFMNVKHWPWMKVYYKIKPLLKTAETEKELANMKENYEKMKSDLAAALAKKKELEEKMVSLMQEKNDLQLQVASESENLSDAEERCEGLIKSKIQLEAKLKETTERLEDEEEINAELTAKKRKLEDECSELKKDIDDLELTLAKVEKEKHATENKVKNLTEEMASQDESIAKLTKEKKALQEAHQQTLDDLQAEEDKVNTLTKSKTKLEQQVDDLEGSLEQEKKLRMDLERAKRKLEGDLKLAQESIMDLENDKQQSDEKLKKKDFETSQLLSKIEDEQSLGAQLQKKIKELQARIEELEEETEAERAARAKVEKQRADLSRELEEISERLEEAGGATAAQIEMNKKREAEFQKLRRDLEESTLQHEATAAALRKKQADSVAELGEQIDNLQRVKQKLEKEKSEFKMEIDDLSSNMEAVAKAKGNLEKMCRTLEDQLSELKSKNDENVRQINDISGQRARLMTENGEFGRQLEEKEALVSQLTRGKQAFTQQIEELKRQIEEEVKAKNALAHGVQSARHDCDLLREQFEEEQEAKAELQRGMSKANSEVAQWRTKYETDAIQRTEELEESKKKLAQRLQEAEEQIEAVNSKCASLEKTKQRLQGEVEDLMIDVERANGLAANLDKKQRNFDKVLAEWKQKYEEGQAELEGAQKEARSLSTELFKMKNSYEEALDQLETMKRENKNLQQEISDLTEQIGETGKSIHELEKSKKQVETEKAEIQTALEEAEGTLEHEESKILRVQLELNQIKGEVDRKLAEKDEEMEQIKRNSQRVADSMQSTLDSEVRSRNDALRIKKKMEGDLNEMEIQLSHANRQAAEAQKQLRNVQGQLKDAQLHLDDALRAQEDLKEQAAMVDRRNGLMVAEIEELRAALEQTERGRKVAEQELVDASERVGLLHSQNTSLLNTKKKLETDLVQVQSEVDDTVQEARNAEEKAKKAITDAAMMAEELKKEQDTSSHLERMKKNLEVTVKDLQHRLDEAENLAMKGGKKQLQKLESRVRELETEVEAEQRRGGDAVKGVRKYERRVKELTYQTEEDKKNVTRLQDLVDKLQLKVKAYKRQAEEAEEQANSHLSKCRKIQHELEEAEERADIAESQVNKLRAKSRDSGKGKESAE